The following proteins come from a genomic window of Trifolium pratense cultivar HEN17-A07 linkage group LG4, ARS_RC_1.1, whole genome shotgun sequence:
- the LOC123923712 gene encoding uncharacterized protein LOC123923712 isoform X1, giving the protein MKTRQKSYVQKTSAMLQGQEDQNDMEPLQVQLHQSINNQLDEQFEESLLIKVKDTYSGEIIIQKLVASEVWFLEKTKKVLVEINGNGQGNDNGANLLVRFLGELAKKSEFCPISIERWDMMSEESIKAQWKNIEDRFEFDYAAGIKWVKTTLGDRWKYYKYRLRCKHFKPNKSKEDILANPPSGVPPVDWIAFVNYYNNDEMKKVSERNTRNRKKLKVIHAGGSKSNARRGRQMELQLDRPICRGEVYLSTLRKKSGDYLNDEGQAVADKILQHLPQDQERVATLGVPSKINAYPDDAIGKVHGAEHSGRVRGIGVGASSTEVFETRKNFAKIVNVGAASQNNAEDLHKYVCALEEKLNGYEEIKEQLAQTKEELLETQIELANLRSFLQRKFGDELAIFIQGRNMLFERRIGCWFELLVFTRFLMFNACFVEGMIETWIKSWALAVGLKPKVWRVYTRKKKKHDVSNGGEERRCVHEKHESVLYMWLEGMRKNH; this is encoded by the exons atgaAGACAAGGCAGAAGAGTTATGTTCAAAAAACATCGGCAATGTTACAAGGGCAAGAAGATCAAAATGATATGGAGCCTCTCCAGGTTCAGCTCCATCAAAGTATCAACAATCAACTTGACGAACAATTTGAGGAGTCACTACTTATCAAAGTTAAAG ATACTTATTCCGGAGAAATTATAATTCAAAAACTGGTAGCAAGTGAAGTTTGGTTTTTGGAAAAGACAAAAAAAGTTCTTGTAGAAATCAATGGTAATGGACAAGGCAATGATAATGGTGCAAACTTACTAGTGAGGTTTCTTGGCGAGCTCGCTAAAAAATCAGAATTTTGTCCGATCTCCATTGAACGATGGGATATGATGTCAGAGGAGAGTATCAAAGCACAGTGGAAAAATATAGAG gATCGTTTTGAGTTTGATTATGCTGCTGGTATCAAATGGGTAAAGACTACACTAGGGGATCGATGGAAGTACTATAAATACAGGTTAAGGTGTAAACACTTTAAACCTAACAAAAGTAAGGAGGACATACTTGCTAATCCTCCTTCTGGTGTGCCTCCTGTTGATTGGATTGCTTTTGTGAATTACTACAATAATGACGAGATGAAG aAAGTAAGTGAGCGAAATACAAGAAATCGTAAGAAGCTTAAAGTCATACATGCTGGTGGCAGTAAGAGCAATGCAAGGAGGGGTCGTCAGATG GAGCTACAATTAGATCGACCAATATGTCGTGGTGAGGTTTATCTGTCAACTTTGCGAAAGAAGAGTGGAGACTATTTAAATGATGAAGGACAAGCCGTGGCT GATAAAATATTACAGCACTTGCCTCAAGATCAAGAACGAGTTGCAACTTTAGGTGTTCCATCAAAGATTAATGCTTATCCTGATGATGCAATTGGAAAAGTTCATGGAGCAGAGCATTCAGGTCGAGTGCGTGGTATAGGTGTTGGAGCTAGCTCTACCGAGGTTTTTGAAACGCGTAAGAATTTTGCTAAAATTGTCAATGTTGGTGCTGCTAGCCAGAACAATGCCGAGGACTTGCATAAGTATGTATGTGCTTTGGAAGAAAAGCTAAATGGATATGAAGAGATTAAGGAACAACTTGCACAAACAAAAGAGGAGCTTTTAGAAACACAAATCGAGCTAGCAAATCTCCGTAGTTTTTTGCAACGCAAATTTGGTGACGAGCTAGCTATTTTCATTCAAG GAAGGAATATGTTGTTTGAAAGACGGATTGGCTGCTGGTTCGAGTTGCTTGTCTTCACTAGATTTCTAATGTTCAATGCATGTTTTGTAGAAGGAATGATAGAAACATGGATCAAGAGTTGGGCCTTGGCAGTGGGCCTAAAGCCTAAAGTTTGGAGAGTGTATACAAGGAAAAAGAAGAAGCATGACGTGTCTAATGGAGGGGAGGAACGCAGGTGTGTGCA
- the LOC123923712 gene encoding uncharacterized protein LOC123923712 isoform X2: protein MKTRQKSYVQKTSAMLQGQEDQNDMEPLQVQLHQSINNQLDEQFEESLLIKVKDTYSGEIIIQKLVASEVWFLEKTKKVLVEINGNGQGNDNGANLLVRFLGELAKKSEFCPISIERWDMMSEESIKAQWKNIEDRFEFDYAAGIKWVKTTLGDRWKYYKYRLRCKHFKPNKSKEDILANPPSGVPPVDWIAFVNYYNNDEMKKVSERNTRNRKKLKVIHAGGSKSNARRGRQMELQLDRPICRGEVYLSTLRKKSGDYLNDEGQAVADKILQHLPQDQERVATLGVPSKINAYPDDAIGKVHGAEHSGRVRGIGVGASSTEVFETRKNFAKIVNVGAASQNNAEDLHKYVCALEEKLNGYEEIKEQLAQTKEELLETQIELANLRSFLQRKFGDELAIFIQGRNMLFERRIGCWFDACFVEGMIETWIKSWALAVGLKPKVWRVYTRKKKKHDVSNGGEERRCVHEKHESVLYMWLEGMRKNH from the exons atgaAGACAAGGCAGAAGAGTTATGTTCAAAAAACATCGGCAATGTTACAAGGGCAAGAAGATCAAAATGATATGGAGCCTCTCCAGGTTCAGCTCCATCAAAGTATCAACAATCAACTTGACGAACAATTTGAGGAGTCACTACTTATCAAAGTTAAAG ATACTTATTCCGGAGAAATTATAATTCAAAAACTGGTAGCAAGTGAAGTTTGGTTTTTGGAAAAGACAAAAAAAGTTCTTGTAGAAATCAATGGTAATGGACAAGGCAATGATAATGGTGCAAACTTACTAGTGAGGTTTCTTGGCGAGCTCGCTAAAAAATCAGAATTTTGTCCGATCTCCATTGAACGATGGGATATGATGTCAGAGGAGAGTATCAAAGCACAGTGGAAAAATATAGAG gATCGTTTTGAGTTTGATTATGCTGCTGGTATCAAATGGGTAAAGACTACACTAGGGGATCGATGGAAGTACTATAAATACAGGTTAAGGTGTAAACACTTTAAACCTAACAAAAGTAAGGAGGACATACTTGCTAATCCTCCTTCTGGTGTGCCTCCTGTTGATTGGATTGCTTTTGTGAATTACTACAATAATGACGAGATGAAG aAAGTAAGTGAGCGAAATACAAGAAATCGTAAGAAGCTTAAAGTCATACATGCTGGTGGCAGTAAGAGCAATGCAAGGAGGGGTCGTCAGATG GAGCTACAATTAGATCGACCAATATGTCGTGGTGAGGTTTATCTGTCAACTTTGCGAAAGAAGAGTGGAGACTATTTAAATGATGAAGGACAAGCCGTGGCT GATAAAATATTACAGCACTTGCCTCAAGATCAAGAACGAGTTGCAACTTTAGGTGTTCCATCAAAGATTAATGCTTATCCTGATGATGCAATTGGAAAAGTTCATGGAGCAGAGCATTCAGGTCGAGTGCGTGGTATAGGTGTTGGAGCTAGCTCTACCGAGGTTTTTGAAACGCGTAAGAATTTTGCTAAAATTGTCAATGTTGGTGCTGCTAGCCAGAACAATGCCGAGGACTTGCATAAGTATGTATGTGCTTTGGAAGAAAAGCTAAATGGATATGAAGAGATTAAGGAACAACTTGCACAAACAAAAGAGGAGCTTTTAGAAACACAAATCGAGCTAGCAAATCTCCGTAGTTTTTTGCAACGCAAATTTGGTGACGAGCTAGCTATTTTCATTCAAG GAAGGAATATGTTGTTTGAAAGACGGATTGGCTGCTGGTTCGA TGCATGTTTTGTAGAAGGAATGATAGAAACATGGATCAAGAGTTGGGCCTTGGCAGTGGGCCTAAAGCCTAAAGTTTGGAGAGTGTATACAAGGAAAAAGAAGAAGCATGACGTGTCTAATGGAGGGGAGGAACGCAGGTGTGTGCA
- the LOC123923712 gene encoding uncharacterized protein LOC123923712 isoform X4, translating to MKTRQKSYVQKTSAMLQGQEDQNDMEPLQVQLHQSINNQLDEQFEESLLIKVKDTYSGEIIIQKLVASEVWFLEKTKKVLVEINGNGQGNDNGANLLVRFLGELAKKSEFCPISIERWDMMSEESIKAQWKNIEDRFEFDYAAGIKWVKTTLGDRWKYYKYRLRCKHFKPNKSKEDILANPPSGVPPVDWIAFVNYYNNDEMKKVSERNTRNRKKLKVIHAGGSKSNARRGRQMELQLDRPICRGEVYLSTLRKKSGDYLNDEGQAVADKILQHLPQDQERVATLGVPSKINAYPDDAIGKVHGAEHSGRVRGIGVGASSTEVFETRKNFAKIVNVGAASQNNAEDLHKYVCALEEKLNGYEEIKEQLAQTKEELLETQIELANLRSFLQRKFGDELAIFIQEGMIETWIKSWALAVGLKPKVWRVYTRKKKKHDVSNGGEERRCVHEKHESVLYMWLEGMRKNH from the exons atgaAGACAAGGCAGAAGAGTTATGTTCAAAAAACATCGGCAATGTTACAAGGGCAAGAAGATCAAAATGATATGGAGCCTCTCCAGGTTCAGCTCCATCAAAGTATCAACAATCAACTTGACGAACAATTTGAGGAGTCACTACTTATCAAAGTTAAAG ATACTTATTCCGGAGAAATTATAATTCAAAAACTGGTAGCAAGTGAAGTTTGGTTTTTGGAAAAGACAAAAAAAGTTCTTGTAGAAATCAATGGTAATGGACAAGGCAATGATAATGGTGCAAACTTACTAGTGAGGTTTCTTGGCGAGCTCGCTAAAAAATCAGAATTTTGTCCGATCTCCATTGAACGATGGGATATGATGTCAGAGGAGAGTATCAAAGCACAGTGGAAAAATATAGAG gATCGTTTTGAGTTTGATTATGCTGCTGGTATCAAATGGGTAAAGACTACACTAGGGGATCGATGGAAGTACTATAAATACAGGTTAAGGTGTAAACACTTTAAACCTAACAAAAGTAAGGAGGACATACTTGCTAATCCTCCTTCTGGTGTGCCTCCTGTTGATTGGATTGCTTTTGTGAATTACTACAATAATGACGAGATGAAG aAAGTAAGTGAGCGAAATACAAGAAATCGTAAGAAGCTTAAAGTCATACATGCTGGTGGCAGTAAGAGCAATGCAAGGAGGGGTCGTCAGATG GAGCTACAATTAGATCGACCAATATGTCGTGGTGAGGTTTATCTGTCAACTTTGCGAAAGAAGAGTGGAGACTATTTAAATGATGAAGGACAAGCCGTGGCT GATAAAATATTACAGCACTTGCCTCAAGATCAAGAACGAGTTGCAACTTTAGGTGTTCCATCAAAGATTAATGCTTATCCTGATGATGCAATTGGAAAAGTTCATGGAGCAGAGCATTCAGGTCGAGTGCGTGGTATAGGTGTTGGAGCTAGCTCTACCGAGGTTTTTGAAACGCGTAAGAATTTTGCTAAAATTGTCAATGTTGGTGCTGCTAGCCAGAACAATGCCGAGGACTTGCATAAGTATGTATGTGCTTTGGAAGAAAAGCTAAATGGATATGAAGAGATTAAGGAACAACTTGCACAAACAAAAGAGGAGCTTTTAGAAACACAAATCGAGCTAGCAAATCTCCGTAGTTTTTTGCAACGCAAATTTGGTGACGAGCTAGCTATTTTCATTCAAG AAGGAATGATAGAAACATGGATCAAGAGTTGGGCCTTGGCAGTGGGCCTAAAGCCTAAAGTTTGGAGAGTGTATACAAGGAAAAAGAAGAAGCATGACGTGTCTAATGGAGGGGAGGAACGCAGGTGTGTGCA
- the LOC123923712 gene encoding uncharacterized protein LOC123923712 isoform X3, protein MKTRQKSYVQKTSAMLQGQEDQNDMEPLQVQLHQSINNQLDEQFEESLLIKVKDTYSGEIIIQKLVASEVWFLEKTKKVLVEINGNGQGNDNGANLLVRFLGELAKKSEFCPISIERWDMMSEESIKAQWKNIETTLGDRWKYYKYRLRCKHFKPNKSKEDILANPPSGVPPVDWIAFVNYYNNDEMKKVSERNTRNRKKLKVIHAGGSKSNARRGRQMELQLDRPICRGEVYLSTLRKKSGDYLNDEGQAVADKILQHLPQDQERVATLGVPSKINAYPDDAIGKVHGAEHSGRVRGIGVGASSTEVFETRKNFAKIVNVGAASQNNAEDLHKYVCALEEKLNGYEEIKEQLAQTKEELLETQIELANLRSFLQRKFGDELAIFIQGRNMLFERRIGCWFELLVFTRFLMFNACFVEGMIETWIKSWALAVGLKPKVWRVYTRKKKKHDVSNGGEERRCVHEKHESVLYMWLEGMRKNH, encoded by the exons atgaAGACAAGGCAGAAGAGTTATGTTCAAAAAACATCGGCAATGTTACAAGGGCAAGAAGATCAAAATGATATGGAGCCTCTCCAGGTTCAGCTCCATCAAAGTATCAACAATCAACTTGACGAACAATTTGAGGAGTCACTACTTATCAAAGTTAAAG ATACTTATTCCGGAGAAATTATAATTCAAAAACTGGTAGCAAGTGAAGTTTGGTTTTTGGAAAAGACAAAAAAAGTTCTTGTAGAAATCAATGGTAATGGACAAGGCAATGATAATGGTGCAAACTTACTAGTGAGGTTTCTTGGCGAGCTCGCTAAAAAATCAGAATTTTGTCCGATCTCCATTGAACGATGGGATATGATGTCAGAGGAGAGTATCAAAGCACAGTGGAAAAATATAGAG ACTACACTAGGGGATCGATGGAAGTACTATAAATACAGGTTAAGGTGTAAACACTTTAAACCTAACAAAAGTAAGGAGGACATACTTGCTAATCCTCCTTCTGGTGTGCCTCCTGTTGATTGGATTGCTTTTGTGAATTACTACAATAATGACGAGATGAAG aAAGTAAGTGAGCGAAATACAAGAAATCGTAAGAAGCTTAAAGTCATACATGCTGGTGGCAGTAAGAGCAATGCAAGGAGGGGTCGTCAGATG GAGCTACAATTAGATCGACCAATATGTCGTGGTGAGGTTTATCTGTCAACTTTGCGAAAGAAGAGTGGAGACTATTTAAATGATGAAGGACAAGCCGTGGCT GATAAAATATTACAGCACTTGCCTCAAGATCAAGAACGAGTTGCAACTTTAGGTGTTCCATCAAAGATTAATGCTTATCCTGATGATGCAATTGGAAAAGTTCATGGAGCAGAGCATTCAGGTCGAGTGCGTGGTATAGGTGTTGGAGCTAGCTCTACCGAGGTTTTTGAAACGCGTAAGAATTTTGCTAAAATTGTCAATGTTGGTGCTGCTAGCCAGAACAATGCCGAGGACTTGCATAAGTATGTATGTGCTTTGGAAGAAAAGCTAAATGGATATGAAGAGATTAAGGAACAACTTGCACAAACAAAAGAGGAGCTTTTAGAAACACAAATCGAGCTAGCAAATCTCCGTAGTTTTTTGCAACGCAAATTTGGTGACGAGCTAGCTATTTTCATTCAAG GAAGGAATATGTTGTTTGAAAGACGGATTGGCTGCTGGTTCGAGTTGCTTGTCTTCACTAGATTTCTAATGTTCAATGCATGTTTTGTAGAAGGAATGATAGAAACATGGATCAAGAGTTGGGCCTTGGCAGTGGGCCTAAAGCCTAAAGTTTGGAGAGTGTATACAAGGAAAAAGAAGAAGCATGACGTGTCTAATGGAGGGGAGGAACGCAGGTGTGTGCA
- the LOC123923712 gene encoding uncharacterized protein LOC123923712 isoform X5 has protein sequence MKTRQKSYVQKTSAMLQGQEDQNDMEPLQVQLHQSINNQLDEQFEESLLIKVKDTYSGEIIIQKLVASEVWFLEKTKKVLVEINGNGQGNDNGANLLVRFLGELAKKSEFCPISIERWDMMSEESIKAQWKNIEDRFEFDYAAGIKWVKTTLGDRWKYYKYRLRCKHFKPNKSKEDILANPPSGVPPVDWIAFVNYYNNDEMKKVSERNTRNRKKLKVIHAGGSKSNARRGRQMELQLDRPICRGEVYLSTLRKKSGDYLNDEGQAVADKILQHLPQDQERVATLGVPSKINAYPDDAIGKVHGAEHSGRVRGIGVGASSTEVFETRKNFAKIVNVGAASQNNAEDLHKYVCALEEKLNGYEEIKEQLAQTKEELLETQIELANLRSFLQRKFGDELAIFIQGSSSDN, from the exons atgaAGACAAGGCAGAAGAGTTATGTTCAAAAAACATCGGCAATGTTACAAGGGCAAGAAGATCAAAATGATATGGAGCCTCTCCAGGTTCAGCTCCATCAAAGTATCAACAATCAACTTGACGAACAATTTGAGGAGTCACTACTTATCAAAGTTAAAG ATACTTATTCCGGAGAAATTATAATTCAAAAACTGGTAGCAAGTGAAGTTTGGTTTTTGGAAAAGACAAAAAAAGTTCTTGTAGAAATCAATGGTAATGGACAAGGCAATGATAATGGTGCAAACTTACTAGTGAGGTTTCTTGGCGAGCTCGCTAAAAAATCAGAATTTTGTCCGATCTCCATTGAACGATGGGATATGATGTCAGAGGAGAGTATCAAAGCACAGTGGAAAAATATAGAG gATCGTTTTGAGTTTGATTATGCTGCTGGTATCAAATGGGTAAAGACTACACTAGGGGATCGATGGAAGTACTATAAATACAGGTTAAGGTGTAAACACTTTAAACCTAACAAAAGTAAGGAGGACATACTTGCTAATCCTCCTTCTGGTGTGCCTCCTGTTGATTGGATTGCTTTTGTGAATTACTACAATAATGACGAGATGAAG aAAGTAAGTGAGCGAAATACAAGAAATCGTAAGAAGCTTAAAGTCATACATGCTGGTGGCAGTAAGAGCAATGCAAGGAGGGGTCGTCAGATG GAGCTACAATTAGATCGACCAATATGTCGTGGTGAGGTTTATCTGTCAACTTTGCGAAAGAAGAGTGGAGACTATTTAAATGATGAAGGACAAGCCGTGGCT GATAAAATATTACAGCACTTGCCTCAAGATCAAGAACGAGTTGCAACTTTAGGTGTTCCATCAAAGATTAATGCTTATCCTGATGATGCAATTGGAAAAGTTCATGGAGCAGAGCATTCAGGTCGAGTGCGTGGTATAGGTGTTGGAGCTAGCTCTACCGAGGTTTTTGAAACGCGTAAGAATTTTGCTAAAATTGTCAATGTTGGTGCTGCTAGCCAGAACAATGCCGAGGACTTGCATAAGTATGTATGTGCTTTGGAAGAAAAGCTAAATGGATATGAAGAGATTAAGGAACAACTTGCACAAACAAAAGAGGAGCTTTTAGAAACACAAATCGAGCTAGCAAATCTCCGTAGTTTTTTGCAACGCAAATTTGGTGACGAGCTAGCTATTTTCATTCAAG GTTCTAGTTCTGACAATTAA
- the LOC123923712 gene encoding uncharacterized protein LOC123923712 isoform X6 yields the protein MKTRQKSYVQKTSAMLQGQEDQNDMEPLQVQLHQSINNQLDEQFEESLLIKVKDTYSGEIIIQKLVASEVWFLEKTKKVLVEINGNGQGNDNGANLLVRFLGELAKKSEFCPISIERWDMMSEESIKAQWKNIETTLGDRWKYYKYRLRCKHFKPNKSKEDILANPPSGVPPVDWIAFVNYYNNDEMKKVSERNTRNRKKLKVIHAGGSKSNARRGRQMELQLDRPICRGEVYLSTLRKKSGDYLNDEGQAVADKILQHLPQDQERVATLGVPSKINAYPDDAIGKVHGAEHSGRVRGIGVGASSTEVFETRKNFAKIVNVGAASQNNAEDLHKYVCALEEKLNGYEEIKEQLAQTKEELLETQIELANLRSFLQRKFGDELAIFIQGSSSDN from the exons atgaAGACAAGGCAGAAGAGTTATGTTCAAAAAACATCGGCAATGTTACAAGGGCAAGAAGATCAAAATGATATGGAGCCTCTCCAGGTTCAGCTCCATCAAAGTATCAACAATCAACTTGACGAACAATTTGAGGAGTCACTACTTATCAAAGTTAAAG ATACTTATTCCGGAGAAATTATAATTCAAAAACTGGTAGCAAGTGAAGTTTGGTTTTTGGAAAAGACAAAAAAAGTTCTTGTAGAAATCAATGGTAATGGACAAGGCAATGATAATGGTGCAAACTTACTAGTGAGGTTTCTTGGCGAGCTCGCTAAAAAATCAGAATTTTGTCCGATCTCCATTGAACGATGGGATATGATGTCAGAGGAGAGTATCAAAGCACAGTGGAAAAATATAGAG ACTACACTAGGGGATCGATGGAAGTACTATAAATACAGGTTAAGGTGTAAACACTTTAAACCTAACAAAAGTAAGGAGGACATACTTGCTAATCCTCCTTCTGGTGTGCCTCCTGTTGATTGGATTGCTTTTGTGAATTACTACAATAATGACGAGATGAAG aAAGTAAGTGAGCGAAATACAAGAAATCGTAAGAAGCTTAAAGTCATACATGCTGGTGGCAGTAAGAGCAATGCAAGGAGGGGTCGTCAGATG GAGCTACAATTAGATCGACCAATATGTCGTGGTGAGGTTTATCTGTCAACTTTGCGAAAGAAGAGTGGAGACTATTTAAATGATGAAGGACAAGCCGTGGCT GATAAAATATTACAGCACTTGCCTCAAGATCAAGAACGAGTTGCAACTTTAGGTGTTCCATCAAAGATTAATGCTTATCCTGATGATGCAATTGGAAAAGTTCATGGAGCAGAGCATTCAGGTCGAGTGCGTGGTATAGGTGTTGGAGCTAGCTCTACCGAGGTTTTTGAAACGCGTAAGAATTTTGCTAAAATTGTCAATGTTGGTGCTGCTAGCCAGAACAATGCCGAGGACTTGCATAAGTATGTATGTGCTTTGGAAGAAAAGCTAAATGGATATGAAGAGATTAAGGAACAACTTGCACAAACAAAAGAGGAGCTTTTAGAAACACAAATCGAGCTAGCAAATCTCCGTAGTTTTTTGCAACGCAAATTTGGTGACGAGCTAGCTATTTTCATTCAAG GTTCTAGTTCTGACAATTAA
- the LOC123923713 gene encoding uncharacterized protein LOC123923713: protein MPTYYEDISLYLGSRIQKSITYTVHVNGVPYGEIDPSFAQQYSHELDHQWKLFCCNYMYLVTWNGDVNQPRLTNGWTEIREHLDLQNHYHLFGLEYYGDSMFHLVLNPTRDSSTYGLPSFHSLSAKPNDSLSFDVAIPSDPNSTIQLILNQELGEYITSYHNSLLLEGPVAEPMLSPIIKLVDQDQVTSYEVDSWPIFCRENYFSHGDIVKFTFFDLENSNRVDVDWISH from the exons ATGCCAACATATTATGAGGATATCAGTTTATATCTTGGTTCCAGGATTCAAAAATCAATTACATATACAGTTCATGTCAATGGTGTT CCATATGGTGAAATTGATCCCTCCTTCGCACAACAATACTCTCATGAGTTAGATCATCAATGGAAATTATTTTGCTGCAACTACATGTATTTAGTTACTTGGAATGGCGATGTCAATCAACCTAGACTAACAAATGGATGGACAGAGATTCGTGAACATTTGGATTTGCAGAATCATTATCATCTTTTTGGTTTAGAGTATTATGGTGACAGCATGTTTCACTTGGTGCTTAATCCAACTAGGGATTCCTCAACCTATGGATTACCCTCATTTCACTCTCTATCTGCTAAACCAAATGATTCATTGAGTTTTGATGTTGCTATTCCTTCTGATCCTAACTCTACAATACAATTA ATACTTAACCAAGAGTTGGGTGAATATATTACTTCTTATCACAATTCCTTGCTGCTTGAAGGACCAGTAGCTGAGCCTATGTTATCTCCAATTATTAAGTTAGTAGATCAAGACCAAGTCACAAGCTATGAAGTGGATAGTTGGCCTATTTTCTGCAGGGAAAACTATTTCAGTCATGGAGATATTGTCAAGTTCACTTTCTTTGATCTTGAAAATAGTAATAGGGTTGATGTTGATTGGATAAGTCATTAG
- the LOC123923714 gene encoding uncharacterized protein LOC123923714 — translation MAVPFSHRIEGQIQGHFTTVHVQNENVGELDPYFVAQFFHELGSVWHLIDGSGNQHDVEFNMSATKPLLTNGWPTIRNHYEWIGNIEITFFYHGNNSFRLIPSTAQILPTFFPTFHSSSTYGNDNRSFKIVMNQTTINSNYLVLPRKVGLFLLQTNYSEVKLCGPLNNVVTCTLTTATEDQITTKLGEGWATFCQLNNIVEGNKLKFTCEQKMQYNNVLIVTLI, via the exons ATGGCTGTACCATTTTCACATAGAATAGAAGGTCAAATTCAAGGTCATTTTACTACAGTTCATGTTCAAAATGAG aaTGTAGGAGAATTGGATCCTTATTTTGTGGCACAATTTTTTCATGAACTTGGAAGTGTATGGCATTTGATTGATGGCAGTGGCAATCAACATGATGTTGAATTCAATATGTCAGCGACAAAACCACTGCTAACTAATGGTTGGCCAACAATAAGAAATCATTATGAATGGATAGGAAACATCGAGATTACTTTTTTCTATCATGGCAATAATTCATTCCGCTTGATCCCTTCTACTGCACAAATTCTCCCAACATTTTTTCCAACCTTCCACAGCTCAAGCACTTATGGAAATGACAATCGTTCTTTTAAAATCGTAATGAACCAAACCACAATCAACTCAAATTACCTG GTTCTTCCAAGGAAAGTTGGattatttctattacaaacaaATTATTCTGAAGTTAAGCTTTGTGGACCTTTAAACAATGTCGTTACTTGCACATTAACAACTGCAACTGAAGATCAAATCACTACCAAACTTGGAGAAGGTTGGGCAACATTTTGTCAACTCAATAACATCGTCGAAGGGAATAAGCTGAAATTCACATGTGAGCAAAAAATGCAGTATAATAATGTTCTTATTGTAACATTGATATGA
- the LOC123923715 gene encoding uncharacterized protein LOC123923715, translated as MEKHIGQGSSMPSTNKGSQFHRDNYEEIDSDYAEFLEKYGEDYYERLENSGVEDAPNTYAVSFFPLGFADHPIPDVHTFEFSIDHLNHCSQTKITLPNELSKFVRDFNLQSLILEVPGTNSSKVHLKYPTDASENVQIVGGWKNFCFDNGIQFGDRLRIEFKHVYPNVGKVFKVTT; from the exons ATGGAGAAACACATAGGTCAAGGATCCAGCATGCCATCGACAAATAAAGGAAG tCAATTTCACCGTGATAATTATGAAGAAATTGACTCGGATTACGCTGAATTCCTTGAAAAATATGGTGAAGATTATTATGAACGATTGGAAAATTCTGGAGTTGAAGATGCACCTAACACTTATGCAGTAAGTTTTTTTCCATTAGGCTTTGCAGATCATCCAATTCCGGATGTACATACCTTTGAATTCAGTATTGACCATTTGAACCATTGCAGCCAAACAAAAATT acTTTGCCAAATGAATTATCAAAATTTGTTCGTGATTTCAATTTGCAAAGCCTCATACTTGAAGTACCAGGAACAAACAGTTCAAAGGTACATTTAAAGTATCCAACCGATGCTTCTGAAAATGTGCAGATTGTGGGAGGATGgaaaaacttttgttttgaCAATGGAATACAATTTGGTGATAGGCTTCGAATTGAGTTCAAACATGTTTATCCAAATGTTGGTAAAGTTTTTAAGGTTACAACTTAA